The Lagopus muta isolate bLagMut1 chromosome 8, bLagMut1 primary, whole genome shotgun sequence genome contains a region encoding:
- the ASNSD1 gene encoding asparagine synthetase domain-containing protein 1 — MCGICCVVALSSQHTICDGFNEDLYCRLRRRGPDSSQQLIKTVSQPSYKCLFSGHVLHLRGLMTPQPLEDVSNNILLWNGEIFNGVHVGDSENDTEVMFRHLALCSSDADFLSLFSSLRGPWSFIYYQASGHSLWFGRDYFGRRSLLWQFSDVSDSVFCLTSVSVNLESCNRCQEVPASGIFKIDLKGCVTTKSLSLTLFPWKYSCTEKIEEEIFIDILDQISKDLPDHITVVMNESKLCLSTPVTPFNRTISEASAECATTDSSNTSHVVSIETLQGYLAEEHKRKLVHQFIDVLDEAVRRRVLLLVRGEDQRTREVEGVFPGKAHVAVLFSGGVDSMVIAALADRHVPLEEPIDLLNVAFMPKEQTKQTGTPKNCIGQEMQLDLHRVQENHEDLDAKTGDRLSCFDVPDRITGRAGLKELEALNPSRTWNFVEINVTLKELQEMRQRFINHLIYPLDTVLDDSIGCAIWFASRGEGCINKQGEMKPYRSPAKVVLTGIGADEQLAGYSRHRVCFRKCGLEGLNKELEMELGRISSRNLGRDDRIIGDHGKEARFPFIDEDVVSFLNSLPISEKADLTLPRGIGEKLILRLGAKELGLKASSILPKRAVQFGSRIAKLESNNEKAHHTCSRLKLF; from the exons ATGTGCGGTATTTGTTGTGTTGTTGCCTTGTCTAGTCAGCATACCATTTGTGATGGCTTTAATGAGGATCTGTACTGCCGTCTTAGAAGAAGAGGACCAGACAGCAGCCAACAGTTGATAAAGACTGTGTCCCAGCCATCCTACAAGTGTCTTTTTTCTGGCCATGTGCTTCACCTTAGGGGACTGATGACTCCTCAGCCTCTTGAAGATGTCAGTAAcaatattttgctttggaaTGGAGAAATTTTTAATGGAGTGCACGTAGGAGATTCAGAGAACGACACTGAAGTTATGTTTCGTCATCTTGCACTATGCAGTAGTGACGCTGACTTCTTATCACTCTTCTCATCGCTTCGGGGTCCGTggtcttttatttattatcaaGCATCTGGACACAGCTTATGGTTTGGTAGAGATTATTTTGGTCGTCGTAGTTTGCTTTGGCAGTTCAGTGATGTGAGTGATAGTGTTTTCTGTCTCACATCTGTAAGTGTGAATTTGGAATCTTGCAACCGATGTCAAGAAGTCCCAGCGTCTGGAATTTTCAAAATTGATCTCAAGGGCTGTGTGACAACTAAATCATTGTCTTTAAcgttgtttccatggaagtacAGTTGCACAGAGAAaattgaagaagaaatattcaTTGATATTCTGGATCAAATTTCCAAAGACTTACCAGATCACATCACTGTTGTGATGAATGAGTCAAAACTATGTCTCAGCACACCAGTAACGCCCTTCAACAGAACCATTTCTGAAGCCTCAGCTGAGTGTGCAACCACTGATAGTAGCAACACGAGCCACGTGGTTTCCATAGAAACTCTTCAGGGATATCTTGCAGAGGAGCACAAGAGAAAACTAGTCCATCAGTTCATTGATGTTTTAGATGAGGCAGTAAGGAGACGAGTTTTATTACTAGTTAGAGGTGAAGATCAGAGAACAAGAGAAGTTGAGGGTGTCTTTCCCGGGAAGGCTCATGTTGCAGTGCTCTTTTCTGGTGGCGTTGATTCTATGGTTATTGCAGCCCTTGCTGATCGACACGTTCCTTTGGAGGAACCAATTGATCTTCTCAACGTAGCTTTCATGCCAAAAGAACAAACTAAGCAAACAGGTACCCCTAAAAACTGTATTGGCCAGGAAATGCAGCTTGATTTGCATCGTGTTCAAGAAAATCATGAAGATCTTGATGCTAAAACTGGTGATCGTTTATCTTGCTTTGATGTTCCTGATAGAATTACTGGTAGGGCGGGACTGAAAGAATTAGAAGCCCTTAACCCTTCAAGAACCTGGAACTTTGTGGAAATTAATGTCACACTAAAGGAATTGCAAGAAATGAGACAACGATTCATCAATCACTTGATTTATCCTCTGGATACAGTTTTGGATGACAGCATTGGCTGTGCAATCTGGTTTGCTTCCAGAGGAGAGGGCTGTATTAATAAGCAAGGAGAAATGAAACCATACAGAAGTCCTGCAAAG GTTGTGCTTACAGGAATTGGAGCAGATGAACAGCTTGCTGGGTATTCCCGGCATCGtgtttgcttcagaaaatgTGGCCTAGAAGGTCTGAATAAGGAGCTTGAAATGGAGTTAGGTCGCATTTCTTCTAGGAATCTTGGTAGAGATGACAGGATTATTGGTGATCATGGAAAAGAAGCCAG GTTTCCCTttattgatgaagatgttgttTCGTTCCTCAACTCGCTGCCCATCTCAGAAAAAGCAGACTTGACTTTACCTCGAGGAATTGGTGAGAAGCTGATTCTGCGCCTTGGAGCCAAGGAACTTGGCCTTAAAGCTTCAAGCATTCTGCCAAAAAGGGCTGTACAGTTTGGATCTCGGATTGCAAAACTGGAGAGCAACAATGAAAAAGCACACCACACATGCAGCAGACTGAAGTTATTTTAG